From Campylobacter pinnipediorum subsp. caledonicus:
AAAAAATCGAAGAAGCTTTGAATAAAGGGCCTAATTTAAAATTTACAACCGAAGAAATAAACAAAGCCAAAGCCAAAGTTGACGTTTATGAGACTTTAGTAACTAATTTGCCGAAAGTACTTTCTAAAGAAAAAATAGATAAGCTTATGAATGCAGGAAATGCAGGTGTAGTGAATGCAGAACTAAAAGCAATAGTAGATCAAGTAATAGAATCAAAAGAAGAATTAACTGCAAACTTAGGAAATATAAATAATCAAAATATCACACTAAAAATAAAATCAAACGGCACTGCAATAGAAATTTCACAAGCAGATGGTAAAAAAGACACTATAACATTATTGGCTGATAATAAATTCAAAGTTGAGACCAATAGCAAAGTTGCTAAACCTGTTTTACAAGAATTAGCAGAAAATAAAGATGCATTAGGACAAGATCCATTTAAGAATGCTATAGAAAAAGCAAAAGAGAAAATTCCACAAGAAAATGGACAAGATTTAACTTCAACAGAAATAGATAAAAGAAAAGCATTTTTAGATGCCGTATACAAAGATAATGATAACAATGCTTTAAAAACTATTTTAGATGCAATTAAAACTAAAGATCTTACAACAGCTAATACAGATGCAGATATTTTAAATACAATTGATCAAGCTGGTAAAGATAAAATTAAAACAATGCTTGAAAAAGCAAAAGAAGCCGGTAATGCTTATATAAAATCATTAGCACTTGAAGCACAAATAGGTGGTGCAACCGTAAAACTAGAAATAGTAGATGATAAACCTGCTTTAACTATAGAAAAAGATGGTAAAAAAGACACATTTAAGCTTTCAGGTGATAACAATGGTCAATTAGCATATGAATCAGCTAAAACACCTACAAAAGACTCTGTATTACACCTACTATCAGGCTTTGATCCTACAAACCTAAATGCTACACTTTCAGTTTTTATAGCTAAAAATGGTGGAGAAATAACAGCTAAAGAAATAACAGCTGGGAATATAGACAGAATAGAAGATACAGCCGATGATAAAGAAAGAGATCTTAAAGTAGCACAAGCAACACTAGCAGCTATAAATGCAGGTGAAAAAGCTACTGCAGAAAAAGTAAAAACTTTAGAAGAAAAAGTAAAAACTTTAGAAAAAGCTAAAGAAGATGCAACAAAAGCTAAAACAGAAGCAGAAAAAATAGTAACAGATGCAGGAGAAAAAGCAACACAAGAACAAAAAGCAGCAGCTCAAAAAGCAGCAGAAGCAGAAGCAGAAGCAGAACTAGCAGCAGAAGAAGCTAAAGCAGAATTAGAAATAGCTAAAGAAGCACAAACAGCAGCTAAAGCAGAAGATGTAACAACACCAGAAAAAATAGCAAAAGCTAAAGAAAAAATAACAAAAGACATACAAGCTAAATCTAAACAAGTAGATGTATTAAATGATGCTTTAGCAGAAACTAATGTTAATACAGTTAAAGCCGTTAATGAGCTAAAAGAAAAAGAAAAAACATTAAAAGCAAAAGAAACAGAATATAAAAATGCAGCTGAAGCACAAAAAGCTGAGAAACTAAAAGCACTTAATGAAGCTAAAAAAGAAGTAGCAGAAGCTAAAGAAGAAGTAGGTGAAGCTAATGCTGATCGTGCTAAACGTGCAACTAGAAAGCTAGATAATACAAATAAAAGTATAGCAGAGTCTTTAGGTGATATATCAGCAGATAATGAAGTGTTAAATAAACTATTCTTAGATGGTAATACTAAAAAAGAAGATATTGTTAATATAGTTAAAAATGTAACAAGCTCTGTAACAACATCAGTTGATTCAATGGCTAAAATATCTAATGTAGATATCGTTAAGTTTAATACAGATCTTTCAACCTCTACAAGACTTGCAAGTCTAAGCAACCCATTCAATGCTGATTTAGCATTAGCAAGCGCTATCAGACATTTAAAAGATGATAGCTTTGCAAGTAGTGATGATATGGCATTAAGCAACGTAGTAAGAGAATACACAGATAGATTTAACTATGACAATAACCTATGGGGAAGTGTCTTAGGTGGTAAGACAAGTGTTAAAAATGGTGCAAGTCCAAAAATCTTTGGTGTAACTCTTGGTTATGATAAGAGATTTGATAATATGATAGTTGGTGCAACTACAACTTATACTCAAACAAAAGCAGACAAAAGTGATGTTGAGTTAAAAGGTAAAAATATCCAATTAGGTCTTTATACAAGAGGATACTTTGATGAAAATGAAGTAGATGCAAGAATCAACTTTAACTTTGGAGATAACAAGGTAAAAAGAACAACTAGTATAGGTAAAACTGATGGTAAGTTTGATTCATTTGCAACATCTTTTGATCTAACTTATGGTCGCATATATCAGTTAGACAATGATGTAATGATTAAACCACTTGGTGGTGTTGGATATACATATCTAAAAACAAAATCATTTACTGAAAAAGGCGAGGGTGCTTTATCATATAACTCTATAACAACAAAAGTAGCTAACTTAAAAGCTGGTGTTGAGTTAAGAAAATATGTTGAATCTGGTAAATACTTCTATGTAACTCCTGGTGTAGAAAGAGAGATATTTAAAAACGTTAAAGATCCTATAGTTAAATTTATAGGAGCAGATAATGGCATTAAACTAGTAGGTGATGATAAGAAAAATACTTACTTTACTTTACAAACAGGTGCTAATTTTAACATAACAGATAGCTTAAGCACAAATATAAACTTTGGAACAAAACTAGGTTCTAAAAACAAATTCTATAACGGAACTATAGGTGTTAACTATAAGTTTTAATTAGCTAAGTAACCACACAAAGATACTCAAACAAGTATCTCTATAACCCCTTTAAGAGTAAAAACTCATAAAGGGGTTATAATCCTTTTACAAACATTATCCTTATCCTTGATATTTATCAATTACTAATTTTAAAAATTTCCCTAGAATGTTCTTATATTTTTAAAGGAGAACATATGAGTGAAGAATTAAAAATGTTTTGCCATCAATGCGAAATGAGTGCTATTGATGGATGTGGCTCTCACGGTCAAAGTAAGGGAACTTGTGGCAAAACTGATACATTGGCTCGTTTGCAAGATACTATGGTTTTTGGGTTAAAAGGACTTAGCGCATATCGCCACCATGCAAATGAACTTGGTGCTGATACAAGCTATGTTGATAAGGTTATGGCTGATACTCTTTATTTTACACTTACAAACTCAAATTTTAATTTTGATGAGCATATAGCACAATTATTGCAAGTTGGCTCTGCTGGTGTAAATGTCATGGATATATTAAGCGAGGCACATACAAATGCCTTTGGTGTCCCATCTCCAGTAAGGGTTACTCAAAACAAGGTAGAAGGCAAGGCTATACTTGTTAGTGGACACAATTTAAATGCTTTAAAATTACTACTTGAAGCAACTAAGGATAAAGGTATAAATATATATACCCACTCTGAAATGCTTCCAGCCCACGGCTACCCTGAGCTTAGAAAATACCCTCATTTAAAGGGAAATGTAGGTAAGGCATGGTTTGATCAGACTAAACTTTTTAATGAATTTAAGGGCGCTATACTTATGACAACAAACTGCATAGTTCCTTTACGCTCAAGCTGTGAGTACTCCGATAGACTTTTTGGTTATCAAATAGTCGGCACAGATGGAGTTAGGCATATACAAAACGATGATTTTGCACCTTTGATACAGTGTGCTATTGATTGTGGAGATGTTAGTTTAGATAGTGATGATGTTTTGGTTACAGGCGGTCATTATAAGAGCATATTGGGTCTTGCACCTCAAATTCTTGATGCGATAAACTCTGGTAAAATTCGTAGATTTTTTGTTATAGCTGGATGCGATGCGCCTGGAAAAGGTAGAGAGTATTATAGAGAACTTGCACTATCTTTACCTAAGGATTGTGTGATACTTACATCTAGTTGTGGCAAGTTTAGGTTTAATGATATTGATTTTGGAATGGTGCCAGATACACAAATACCAAGATACATAGACCTAGGTCAGTGCAATGATAGCAATGGCGCTGTAAAAATAGCTCTTGCTTTAAGCGAGGCAACCGGTATAGCGGTAAATGACCTACCTGTTTCAATAGTGCTTATGTGGATGGAACAAAAAGCTGTTATTATACTTCTTGCTTTATTTAGCTTGGGTATCAAAAATATAAATGTAGGTCCTACATTGCCTAAATTTTTTAATGAAGAGATAGTAAATTTCTTGGTAGAAAAATTTAATGTTAGACTTATAAGTGGCGATGCAAAAGCTGATTTAGAGTATTATTTGAGCAAATAAATACTTTAACTTCTCTAAGAAATTTCTTAGAGAAGGTTATTTTATATATCTCTTATCTTTTCTAAAAATTTTTCCGACGATATATATCCTATTGTTCTTTTGTGTGAAATTTCTTGTTTGTCTTTAAACAACAATAAAGCAGGTGGATTTATAAGACCAAAGTTTTGAAGTAACTTTGTATTTTCATCTTTGTTTTCGCTTACATCAATTTTTACAAGTTTAAACTCTTTTAATTTTTGCATTACATCTTTATGTTTAAAGGTTTTATTATCAAGCTCCAAACAACTAACACACCAACTAGCCCAAAAATCAACTAAAATAGGTTTGTCCGATGTTTGTATTATTTTATTTAAATCATTTAGAGTTTTTACTTTTTCAAATTTTGTATGATTATCACTTTGTATATTTGAGCTTATATGTAGCCCTTCTAATGGCGAAAGTGGATCTTTTGAACCTATAAAGCTTCCAAAAATAAGCATTAAAGAGTATATAAATATAAGTATGGCGGATGATTTTTTAAACTTCTCTATGCCATTTTCTGCACTTTCAAAAGCACCAATATAAACAGCCCATATAACACCTATAATACCATATCCTAAAAGCTCAAAAAAGCTGCCAAATATCCTTGATAAAAGCCATACTGCCATTATAAGCATTAAAAAACCAAAAGTATATTTTATGGTATCCATCCAAATTCCTGGTTTTGGTAAAATTTTTCCGCTACTAAGCCCTATGATAAGCAAAGGCACACCCATTCCTATACCCATCACAAAAAGCATAAGCCCACCATAAAATAAATTTCCGGTTTGTGATATATAAAGAAGTGCTCCAGCTAAAGGTGCAGCAATACACGGCGAAACTATCAATGCTGATGCAAAACCCATGATAAAAACACCAAGCATACCCTTTTTATTGCTTGTTTTTTTGTTTATAAGATTTTCAAGTTTTGATGGTAGTTTGATGTCATAAAATCCAAACATACTAAATGATAAAGCTACAAAAATAAGGCTAAAACCACCAAGTACCCATGAATTTTGTAACAATCCTTGAACACCTACACCTACAATACTCGCTAAAACCCCAGCCATAGCATAGGCTAAACTCATAGCAAAAACATATACAGCCGATATTAAAAAGCTATTTTTTGAAGTTTCGCTTTTTGATACTATAATGCTTGAAAGTATTGGTATCATAGGGAAAACACAAGGTGTAAGAGATAGCAATAGACCAAATCCAAAAAATGTAGCTAGTGATAAAAATATATTATTTGATGATAATTTACTTGCTATGTCTTGCTCTTCTGATAAAATTATCTCTTTTTCTTTACCTTTTTTTAGCTCTTTAAGTGCAATTTTTCCAAAATTTTCACTTATATGGTATTTTTTAAATTGTGGTTGATAACAAATTCCATTTTCTGCACAACCTTGATACTCTAAATTTAGGGTATTTTTGTTTTCTGCTAGATATTTTTGAATAAGTTTGATAGGTATAAATATACTAAAATCTTTATCAAAAACCTTATAATCTTTTTTCTCCACCGCTTTTGGCATATTTAGTATATCTAGTATGCTCGTTTCATCTATTTTTATGTTAAAAGTTTTTTTATAGACGTATATGTCTTTTCCTAATTGGAATCGTATCTCCACATTATCGTTTGTTATGTGATTGTTTATTTTAAAAGCTTTATCTAAATTTAAGACTTCAGAAAAGCCAAAAGAGCATAAAAAACTAATTAACAGTATAATTTTTTTTATCATTTTGCCTCTATATTGGGATTTTTACTTTTGATTTTACTTAAAAATCTTAAATTTTTTCTAACTCGTGCATAATATAATTTCATTGATTTTTGTGGTTATATTTGTATTGTGATATTTTTGTGTTAAATTTTGATAACCATTTTTATTTTTATTAAAGTTAAAATGTAGTAAAGTTATGTCTTATATTTGATTAAACATGGAAAATTATTATGAAAAAACTTATTACATTTTTATTTTTAGTATTTGCTCCTATTATTTTAACTGCTAAAAGTGATGATTTTGCAAAAACTACCCAAGATATAAAAGATGCTTTAAATATTGTTATAAAAGAGTACGAAGCTGGTAATATCGATGAAGCTAAAACAGATGTTCAAAATGCTTATTTTGGTCTTTTTGAAGATATAGAAGGCGCTATCAGGATAAATCTTTCTGCCAAGAAAGCTTATCTTATGGAAAAGCAATTTGGAGATATAAGAAAAGCTATAAAAAAAGGCGAAACTGTTGCTCAAATCCAAAGTAGAGTTGATAAACTAAACAAAGAACTTGATGAGGTTTTACCTATAATTTTAGATGGACACAAGCTAGTTGGTGAGTACTCTGATACGCCTAGCGATAAAGCTAATGTTGCTGAGCTTGATTTGCAAAATTTTGCTCCTGAGTGGAAATTTGTTTTTGAAAACATTAAAAATAGCTTGGAGTTAGCAAAGCAAAATTATCAAGATGACAAAAAAGAAGAGGCCAAAAAAGCTGTTGAAGATGCTAAATTTGTCTATTATAGAAATACAAAACTAGAAGAAGCTATCAGAAAATATGCTGATAAAGGACAAAGTTTAGATGGCGATATTCAAAGAAAGATGAATGAAGCCATAGTTGGAACAAAAAATTTAATTACAAAAGATGATTTTAATACAAAAATAGATGACATTATAAATATAACCTATAATGCAATATCAAAACTACCTGCTGAAGCTACAAAAATAGCTGATGTTAAACTCCCAGATGATTTTAGTGATGAAAATAGTGGAGCTGATTTTACAAATGTTGTAACAAGCATTAATACAAAAATGCAACAAGCACTTGGTAGATACTTAAAAGGTGAAGTTGAAGCTGCAATGAGTGATGCTCAGGATATATATTTTGATGATTTTGAAGCAAGCGGCATGGAAAATAAAATTGGCGCTATAAATGTAAATCTTAAAACTACAATAGAAGCTAGTTTTGGATCCATTGTTTCTTTGATGAAATCAAGAGCAACTAAAGAATCTCTCCATGAAGTTTTAACCAAGCTTGATTCTCAGCTAAAAGAGGCTTTGGAATTAATCAGCACTCAAAGTTCGCCTTGGACATTATTTGTTTGGTCTTTGACTATTATACTTAGAGAGGGATTTGAAGCACTTATTATAGTTGCCGCCGTTGTTAGTTATCTACTAAAAACCGGTAATGCAACAAAAATGAATAAAATAGTTTATAGCTCGATAATAACAGCTGTTATTTTAAGCTTTGTTATGGCGTATGCTATGAACTTGATATTTGCTCAAACAGCTGGACAAAAAAGAGAGCTTTTTGAGGGCATAATCATGCTTGTAGCTGTCGGATTTTTGTTTTATGTTGGATTTTGGTTGCTTTCAAATGCTGGAGCTAAAAAATGGGCTGCTTATATACAAAGCAATATCACACAATCTTTAACTTCTAACTCTGTTATGGCGCTTTGGTGGACTGTATTTTTGGCTGTATTTAGAGAGGGCGCAGAAACAGTATTGTTTTATCAAGCTTTGATATTTGATGCTAAAGATAGTGCGCCAGATCTTATGATGATTGGTAGTGGATTTGTTGTAGGTCTTATTATATTATTGGTTGTATATTTTGTATTTAAAATATTTGCTGTAAAAATTCCTATCAAACCTTTCTTTATATTTACGTCAGCAATTATTTTTTATATGTCTATAGTTTTTGTAGGTAAAGGTATAATGGAGCTTGTAGAAGGAAAGATTTTTGTTCCTACAATAATAGATGGATTGCATTTTCCACCATTCTTTAACTCATGGCTTGGATTTTATGCTTATTATGAGACTTTGATTCCACAGATTATTATGATTTTATCATTGGTATTTGGAATTTTTATTATGAAGAAAAAACAAATACAATAAAAAACTTTAAACAAGGAGAAAAAATGAACAAGTTTTTAAATTCTGCATTAGCAGTAAGTCTTTTTGGCACTTTGAGTATGGCTGGTGAGTTTCCTATAGGTGAGCCTGTAGAAATCAATGGAATGCAGATAGCTGCTGTTTATCTACAACCAGTTGATATGGAACCAAAAGGTATGGATTTGGCTCCTAGTCAAGCCGATATACACCTAGAAGCTGATATACACGCTATCAAAGGAAATAAAAATGGTTTTGGTGAAGGCGAGTGGATGCCATATCTAAAAATTGCTTATGAACTAAAAAATCTTGATAATGGCAAAATGAAAAAAGGAACTTTCATGCCTATGGTTGCCTCTGATGGTCCTCACTATGGCGCAAACTTAAAAATGGATGCTGGTATAGGTAATTATGAGTTAAAATTTCATATTGATAACCCAGAAAAACAAGGTTTTGGAAGACATGCTGATAAAGAAACAGGTGTTGGTAAATGGTTTGAAGCTTTTGATGTAACTTATAACTTCAAATGGACAGGCGGTCCTGTAAAATAATTTTTAAAGGGTGTTTATCACCCTTTTATCCATCAAATAAATAGTTAGGGCTTTTATGTCAATTTATTTCTTTCATGTTATATCTTCGTTTTTTGGTTTAGTCTTTTTTGCTGCCTTAAGTAACAAAACAAAATCTATTAAAATCATATTTCTACCATCTTTTATAGGTGCTTTGCTTGGTATATTGATTTTTAAATTTGCTAGATATTTTTTAATTGATAGTTCTGTTAAAATATTTTTTGATTATCTTGCTATTTTATTTTTAATAATATCTTGTTTTTGTATTTTTTTTGAATTTAAGCCAGTAAAAATTTTTACATTTGGTGTATTATCCTTATGCTTTGGTTTTTCTTATAGTTTAAATAGTTCTCTTTTTCCACTATTTGACTCTCAGTTGCTTGATACAATGTCTATAATAAGCTTTTTCTTAATGCTTCTTGGTATGCTATTTTCTATCTTTATCTTTTTCTTAATCTCAAATTTAAAAGATAAAATTTGTAGTCATATCGTTAAAACAACATCATTTTCGGTTGTCATTGTCTTGTTGCTAGAAAAGGTTTCTCAAGCATTATTAGAATCAATGCGAGCAGGTATAGTTGCTACTCACTCTTGGCTTTTGTCGTTAGTTGCAAAAGGTATTTATTTTAATAGTTTTGCTATTTATTATTATATTGCTTTGTCTGTTGTTATCGCGCTTTTTGCTTTGAGATCGGCTCCAAAACTACAGAGCAAAGATGATATCGGTTCAAAAGAGTATCGCTTTTTAAAAGCACAAAGAAATTTTATATTTTCAAATTTCAAATATTCATTTTATATTATATTTATATCTTTATGTTTTGTGTTGTATTATGATTTGTATGCTTCAAGACCACCACAGATATCAGACCCTACATACGTAGAGCCAAAAAATGATAAGTTTGTTTTTGATGTTGAAGAATTAAGCGATAATAAGCTACACAGATATGCTTATATAACAGATGAGGGTAAAGAAGTTAGATTTTTCTTGCTTAATCGTTTTGCTGATAGAGCTTCACCTGTTATAGTGTTTGACGCTTGTATGATTTGTGGGGATATGGGATATATAAAACAAGATAACGATCTTATATGTATATCGTGTAATGTAAGGATATTTTTACCTTCAGTTGGTAAACAAGGTGGTTGTAATCCAATACCTATGGAATTTGAGTTTGATGGTAAGCATGTTACTGTTGATAGACAAACCATCGTTAATGGTGCTGGCTATTTTAGCAAAGTGGTTGAAAAAATGGTTCTTGATCCGGTTTCAAAAAAAGAAGTCAGCAATCTAACATCAAAATCATATTTGTATTATGGACATACATACTTTTTTGAAAACGAAAAAACTCAAGCCACTTTTGAAGCAAATCCTGAAAAATTTGTAGATACAAACGGGACATTAAAATGAAAAACGCACATTTTCTTATGATTATAAACTCACTTACTCGCTCAAAACTTCAAAAGCTTATGGCTTTTGTAACTGTGTGTTTGGCATCAACTCTAATTGCTTGTATGCTAAACATAACTTTAAAAATAGGCGATGAAGTTGCCAGTGAGCTTAGATCTTATGGCTCAAATATAGTTGTTTTACCAAGAGGAGAGAGCCTTAGTATAGAGGTAGAGGGTAGAAGCTTTACGCCTTTAAAATCTCAAAATTTCTTAAATGAGTCGGATTTATATAAGATAAAAGAGATATTTTGGAGAAACAATATAGTCGCCTTTACTCCTTTTTTGGAAGGTAAAATGAATGATAGCAAGGGTAGAAACTTTTCTATCATGGGGACATATTTTGATAAAAATATCGGACTTGCTGATGAACCTGAGTTTAGCACTGGCGCTAAAAGTTTATTTGGCTTTTGGAGAGTGGTTGGAAACTGGGCGAAAGATGATAGCTTAGATGAGGCTTTGGTTGGAGAGAAGTTGTCGCAAGATTTATCTATCAAGGTTGGAGATGTTTTAAACTTTAATGGCAATGATATCAAGATAGTTGGTATTTTAAAGGGTGCCGGAGATGAAAGCGGTAAGTTGGTAGTTTCTTTAAAACTAGCACAAAAACTATTTGATAAAATTGGTAAGTTTCAAAAGGCAGAAGTTTCTGCTATGACTATACCTGAAAATGATTTATCTTTGAAAGCTAGAAAGAATTTAGATGATTTAGATAGTGCGGAGTATGATAAATGGTATTGTTCTGCTTATGTTAGCTCTATAGCATATCAAATAGAAGAGAACTTCTCAGGAGTGAGTGCAAAGCCTAGTTTACAAGTAAGTGATGCTGAAAGCCATATAGTAAAAAAGATACAAAGCCTAATGGGTATAGTTAGTA
This genomic window contains:
- a CDS encoding autotransporter outer membrane beta-barrel domain-containing protein, with the translated sequence MKISKIVSAAILSVAVSGFAFGAENGGGVATNPTLDFFNTVKQKLADIANKKESLANDISSIHDETVKGAFKDILVKAKDLTIPETGFTIADFATVGDKQVSLKLTNQASKPMLEISYDGKKDVLSLNDSDALTFNPRILDRVDPSLKNFKNQENITHDNGIETDRENNAKNKAMVEYLNLIVSETDNVFDELIKNKANEETKNAITQNAHPHLQKIAKILDAAKKAKKANNDNVDFTDITIGEGGKFKISIETNGEEPKLKIKNNQTVFATDTFTLKENGSLEYQKNTTTENVWNHILLNFKTAEATQKVTEAIKLKKQELDTTEAKASLRQAIDTVLNIDMDKLKAYTTNQQDEGVKGRIKNILTKAKDEKLDFLGGQGISSGELDLNGGKAKIILKKTDSGAELDIIYDSTGTNTNDEASKINKFVLNGNDVTFTEASEDNNKLKNLAAVDDIKEKIEEALNKGPNLKFTTEEINKAKAKVDVYETLVTNLPKVLSKEKIDKLMNAGNAGVVNAELKAIVDQVIESKEELTANLGNINNQNITLKIKSNGTAIEISQADGKKDTITLLADNKFKVETNSKVAKPVLQELAENKDALGQDPFKNAIEKAKEKIPQENGQDLTSTEIDKRKAFLDAVYKDNDNNALKTILDAIKTKDLTTANTDADILNTIDQAGKDKIKTMLEKAKEAGNAYIKSLALEAQIGGATVKLEIVDDKPALTIEKDGKKDTFKLSGDNNGQLAYESAKTPTKDSVLHLLSGFDPTNLNATLSVFIAKNGGEITAKEITAGNIDRIEDTADDKERDLKVAQATLAAINAGEKATAEKVKTLEEKVKTLEKAKEDATKAKTEAEKIVTDAGEKATQEQKAAAQKAAEAEAEAELAAEEAKAELEIAKEAQTAAKAEDVTTPEKIAKAKEKITKDIQAKSKQVDVLNDALAETNVNTVKAVNELKEKEKTLKAKETEYKNAAEAQKAEKLKALNEAKKEVAEAKEEVGEANADRAKRATRKLDNTNKSIAESLGDISADNEVLNKLFLDGNTKKEDIVNIVKNVTSSVTTSVDSMAKISNVDIVKFNTDLSTSTRLASLSNPFNADLALASAIRHLKDDSFASSDDMALSNVVREYTDRFNYDNNLWGSVLGGKTSVKNGASPKIFGVTLGYDKRFDNMIVGATTTYTQTKADKSDVELKGKNIQLGLYTRGYFDENEVDARINFNFGDNKVKRTTSIGKTDGKFDSFATSFDLTYGRIYQLDNDVMIKPLGGVGYTYLKTKSFTEKGEGALSYNSITTKVANLKAGVELRKYVESGKYFYVTPGVEREIFKNVKDPIVKFIGADNGIKLVGDDKKNTYFTLQTGANFNITDSLSTNINFGTKLGSKNKFYNGTIGVNYKF
- the hcp gene encoding hydroxylamine reductase → MSEELKMFCHQCEMSAIDGCGSHGQSKGTCGKTDTLARLQDTMVFGLKGLSAYRHHANELGADTSYVDKVMADTLYFTLTNSNFNFDEHIAQLLQVGSAGVNVMDILSEAHTNAFGVPSPVRVTQNKVEGKAILVSGHNLNALKLLLEATKDKGINIYTHSEMLPAHGYPELRKYPHLKGNVGKAWFDQTKLFNEFKGAILMTTNCIVPLRSSCEYSDRLFGYQIVGTDGVRHIQNDDFAPLIQCAIDCGDVSLDSDDVLVTGGHYKSILGLAPQILDAINSGKIRRFFVIAGCDAPGKGREYYRELALSLPKDCVILTSSCGKFRFNDIDFGMVPDTQIPRYIDLGQCNDSNGAVKIALALSEATGIAVNDLPVSIVLMWMEQKAVIILLALFSLGIKNINVGPTLPKFFNEEIVNFLVEKFNVRLISGDAKADLEYYLSK
- the dsbD gene encoding protein-disulfide reductase DsbD, whose product is MIKKIILLISFLCSFGFSEVLNLDKAFKINNHITNDNVEIRFQLGKDIYVYKKTFNIKIDETSILDILNMPKAVEKKDYKVFDKDFSIFIPIKLIQKYLAENKNTLNLEYQGCAENGICYQPQFKKYHISENFGKIALKELKKGKEKEIILSEEQDIASKLSSNNIFLSLATFFGFGLLLSLTPCVFPMIPILSSIIVSKSETSKNSFLISAVYVFAMSLAYAMAGVLASIVGVGVQGLLQNSWVLGGFSLIFVALSFSMFGFYDIKLPSKLENLINKKTSNKKGMLGVFIMGFASALIVSPCIAAPLAGALLYISQTGNLFYGGLMLFVMGIGMGVPLLIIGLSSGKILPKPGIWMDTIKYTFGFLMLIMAVWLLSRIFGSFFELLGYGIIGVIWAVYIGAFESAENGIEKFKKSSAILIFIYSLMLIFGSFIGSKDPLSPLEGLHISSNIQSDNHTKFEKVKTLNDLNKIIQTSDKPILVDFWASWCVSCLELDNKTFKHKDVMQKLKEFKLVKIDVSENKDENTKLLQNFGLINPPALLLFKDKQEISHKRTIGYISSEKFLEKIRDI
- a CDS encoding FTR1 family iron permease, with protein sequence MKKLITFLFLVFAPIILTAKSDDFAKTTQDIKDALNIVIKEYEAGNIDEAKTDVQNAYFGLFEDIEGAIRINLSAKKAYLMEKQFGDIRKAIKKGETVAQIQSRVDKLNKELDEVLPIILDGHKLVGEYSDTPSDKANVAELDLQNFAPEWKFVFENIKNSLELAKQNYQDDKKEEAKKAVEDAKFVYYRNTKLEEAIRKYADKGQSLDGDIQRKMNEAIVGTKNLITKDDFNTKIDDIINITYNAISKLPAEATKIADVKLPDDFSDENSGADFTNVVTSINTKMQQALGRYLKGEVEAAMSDAQDIYFDDFEASGMENKIGAINVNLKTTIEASFGSIVSLMKSRATKESLHEVLTKLDSQLKEALELISTQSSPWTLFVWSLTIILREGFEALIIVAAVVSYLLKTGNATKMNKIVYSSIITAVILSFVMAYAMNLIFAQTAGQKRELFEGIIMLVAVGFLFYVGFWLLSNAGAKKWAAYIQSNITQSLTSNSVMALWWTVFLAVFREGAETVLFYQALIFDAKDSAPDLMMIGSGFVVGLIILLVVYFVFKIFAVKIPIKPFFIFTSAIIFYMSIVFVGKGIMELVEGKIFVPTIIDGLHFPPFFNSWLGFYAYYETLIPQIIMILSLVFGIFIMKKKQIQ
- a CDS encoding iron transporter, which translates into the protein MNKFLNSALAVSLFGTLSMAGEFPIGEPVEINGMQIAAVYLQPVDMEPKGMDLAPSQADIHLEADIHAIKGNKNGFGEGEWMPYLKIAYELKNLDNGKMKKGTFMPMVASDGPHYGANLKMDAGIGNYELKFHIDNPEKQGFGRHADKETGVGKWFEAFDVTYNFKWTGGPVK
- a CDS encoding Fe-S-containing protein is translated as MSIYFFHVISSFFGLVFFAALSNKTKSIKIIFLPSFIGALLGILIFKFARYFLIDSSVKIFFDYLAILFLIISCFCIFFEFKPVKIFTFGVLSLCFGFSYSLNSSLFPLFDSQLLDTMSIISFFLMLLGMLFSIFIFFLISNLKDKICSHIVKTTSFSVVIVLLLEKVSQALLESMRAGIVATHSWLLSLVAKGIYFNSFAIYYYIALSVVIALFALRSAPKLQSKDDIGSKEYRFLKAQRNFIFSNFKYSFYIIFISLCFVLYYDLYASRPPQISDPTYVEPKNDKFVFDVEELSDNKLHRYAYITDEGKEVRFFLLNRFADRASPVIVFDACMICGDMGYIKQDNDLICISCNVRIFLPSVGKQGGCNPIPMEFEFDGKHVTVDRQTIVNGAGYFSKVVEKMVLDPVSKKEVSNLTSKSYLYYGHTYFFENEKTQATFEANPEKFVDTNGTLK
- a CDS encoding ABC transporter permease; this translates as MKNAHFLMIINSLTRSKLQKLMAFVTVCLASTLIACMLNITLKIGDEVASELRSYGSNIVVLPRGESLSIEVEGRSFTPLKSQNFLNESDLYKIKEIFWRNNIVAFTPFLEGKMNDSKGRNFSIMGTYFDKNIGLADEPEFSTGAKSLFGFWRVVGNWAKDDSLDEALVGEKLSQDLSIKVGDVLNFNGNDIKIVGILKGAGDESGKLVVSLKLAQKLFDKIGKFQKAEVSAMTIPENDLSLKARKNLDDLDSAEYDKWYCSAYVSSIAYQIEENFSGVSAKPSLQVSDAESHIVKKIQSLMGIVSIIALFVSSIGITSLMTSEIYRRKKEIGLLKALGASNFAIYTLFTSESLVVAFIAGLVGSFIGYIVSYFVAYTIFSHGIGLALIIIPLSVFFSLLVSVIGSIIPMKSLINLLPAEVLYDRK